In Juglans regia cultivar Chandler chromosome 5, Walnut 2.0, whole genome shotgun sequence, the following are encoded in one genomic region:
- the LOC118348478 gene encoding subtilisin-like serine-protease S — protein sequence MGEHSHPNSESVVRANHKMLASVTGSFDGAQRAALHHYSKSFRGFSAMLTPEQAQQLKANDLVVSVFESKMNKLHTTRSWEFLGIESTHQHNPMPMNLNSDIIVGVIDTGIWPESKSFNDKGLGPIPKKFKGECVTGERFTLANCNRKIIGARFYSQGFEAEAGPLESFNLPFFRSARDGDGHGSHTASTIAGSMVANVSLFGMASGTARGGAPNARLAIYKACWFGLCSDADILSALDDSIGDGVDILSLSLGPVPPQPIYFENAISIGTFHAFQRGILVSASTGNSGLPQTATNVAPWILTVAASTVDREFNSNIYLGNSKVLKGFSLNPIKMETSYGLIAASSAAAPGVTAKNASFCKNNTLNPTLVGRKIVVCTIETVNDNRNEKSIVLREAGAVGMILVDPLVKDVGFQFVIPGTLIGQEEAEELQAYMITAKNPVARISPTTTVLNTKPAPEVAVFSSMGPNIITPDIIKPDITGPGVNILAAWSPVATTATAERSVNYNIISGTSMSCPHVSAVAAMLKSYHPSWSPAAIMSAIMTTAMVLDNTQHAIGRDPNGSPTTPFDYGSGHISPAAAFNPGLVYDFNSHDIINFLCSNGATPAQLKNLTGELVQCKNPPTPSYNFNYPSIGVANMNGNLSVYRTVTYYGKNPTTYAASIDYPTGVEVRVTPAKLKFTKMGEKMSFRVDFMPYKNSNGSFVFGALTWTNGIHRVRSSIGVNVVSV from the exons ATGGGGGAACACTCTCACCCCAATTCAGAATCGGTGGTTAGGGCCAATCACAAAATGCTTGCTTCAGTTACCGGAAG TTTTGATGGAGCACAACGAGCAGCACTTCACCATTACAGCAAAAGCTTTAGAGGCTTCTCAGCTATGCTTACACCAGAGCAGGCACAACAACTTAAAG CCAATGATTTGGTTGTTTCCGTGTTTGAGAGCAAGATGAATAAGCTCCACACAACACGTTCCTGGGAATTTCTGGGGATAGAGTCTACACATCAACATAATCCGATGCCAATGAACTTGAATTCAGATATCATTGTTGGTGTCATTGACACAG GAATTTGGCCCGAATCAAAGAGCTTTAATGATAAAGGATTGGGTCCTATACCCAAAAAATTCAAGGGAGAGTGTGTTACTGGTGAACGTTTTACTTTGGCCAACTGCAACAG GAAGATTATAGGTGCCCGGTTCTATTCACAAGGGTTTGAAGCAGAGGCTGGGCCTCTTGAATCTTTTAACCTCCCATTCTTCCGGTCAGCTCGAGATGGTGATGGGCATGGATCACACACTGCCTCAACAATAGCTGGATCCATGGTAGCAAATGTCAGCTTATTTGGTATGGCTAGCGGCACTGCAAGAGGTGGTGCACCAAATGCCAGACTTGCCATCTACAAGGCGTGTTGGTTTGGCCTGTGCAGCGATGCTGACATTCTTTCTGCCCTGGATGATTCCATTGGTGATGGTGTTGATATCCTTTCTCTTTCCCTTGGCCCAGTTCCTCCCCAGCCTATTTACTTTGAAAATGCGATCTCTATTGGTACTTTCCATGCATTCCAAAGAGGGATTCTAGTTTCAGCTTCCACGGGAAACTCAGGTTTACCACAGACTGCTACCAATGTTGCGCCTTGGATCCTTACTGTGGCTGCAAGCACAGTCGACAGGGAATTCAATTCAAACATTTATCTTGGAAATTCGAAAGTTCTAAAG GGTTTCTCTTTAAACCCAATCAAGATGGAAACTTCTTATGGTTTGATAGCTGCAAGTTCTGCAGCTGCCCCAGGTGTTACAGCAAAGAATGCAAG CTTTTGCAAGAACAATACACTAAACCCAACCTTAGTTGGGAGGAAAATAGTGGTGTGCACAATTGAAACTGTTAATGATAACCGGAACGAAAAAAGCATAGTCTTAAGAGAAGCTGGTGCTGTTGGAATGATACTAGTCGATCCGTTGGTAAAAGATGTTGGCTTTCAGTTCGTCATCCCAGGCACTTTAATTGGTcaagaagaagcagaagaacTTCAAGCATATATGATTACAGCAAA GAATCCAGTTGCTAGAATCTCCCCAACTACGACAGTTCTGAACACTAAACCCGCACCAGAAGTGGCCGTATTTTCTTCCATGGGACCAAATATAATAACTCCAGACATTATTAAG CCAGATATCACAGGACCTGGAGTGAATATTTTGGCAGCGTGGTCTCCAGTGGCAACTACAGCTACAGCTGAACGATCTGTCAATTATAACATAATCTCTGGCACTTCAATGTCTTGCCCACATGTTTCTGCAGTTGCAGCAATGTTAAAATCTTACCACCCTTCCTGGAGTCCGGCAGCCATAATGTCCGCAATAATGACGACAG CAATGGTCCTAGACAACACTCAACATGCCATAGGAAGGGATCCAAATGGCTCTCCCACCACGCCTTTTGACTACGGATCTGGACACATCAGCCCAGCTGCAGCATTCAATCCTGGACttgtatatgattttaattCCCATGACATCATCAATTTTCTCTGCAGCAATGGTGCAACGCCTGCACAGTTGAAAAACCTTACAGGGGAACTAGTACAATGCAAGAACCCTCCTACACCTTCCTACAATTTTAATTACCCTTCAATTGGTGTTGCCAACATGAATGGAAATTTATCTGTTTATCGAACAGTCACTTATTATGGTAAAAATCCGACGACATATGCTGCATCTATTGACTACCCAACTGGTGTAGAAGTTAGAGTCACGCCTGCTAAACTGAAGTTTACAAAGATGGGGGAGAAAATGTCTTTCAGAGTTGATTTCATGCCCTACAAGAACAGCAATGGGAGCTTTGTGTTTGGGGCATTAACATGGACCAATGGTATACATAGGGTTAGGAGTTCTATTGGTGTGAACGTGGTTTCAGTGTAG